A DNA window from Castanea sativa cultivar Marrone di Chiusa Pesio chromosome 7, ASM4071231v1 contains the following coding sequences:
- the LOC142642947 gene encoding copper-transporting ATPase RAN1-like, producing MNVMPVMVTGDNWRTARAVAREVGIQDVMAEVMPAGEADVFRSFQNDGSVVAMVGDGINDSPALAASDVGMAIGAGTDIAIEAADYVLMRNNFEDVITAIDLSRKTFARIRLNYVFAMAYNVLAIPIAAGVLYPSLRIMLPPWAAGA from the exons ATGAATGTCATGCCGGTCATGGTTACAGGGGACAATTGGAGAACAGCTAGGGCTGTTGCTAGGGAG GTTGGCATTCAAGATGTAATGGCAGAGGTAATGCCGGCGGGAGAAGCTGATGTTTTCCGATCATTCCAAAATGATGGGAGCGTAGTTGCAATGGTGGGTGATGGAATCAACGACTCCCCCGCGCTAGCTGCTTCTGATGTTGGTATGGCAATTGGCGCTGGGACAGATATTGCAATAGAAGCTGCTGATTATGTATTGATGAGAAATAACTTTGAAGATGTAATCACAGCCATTGATCTCTCAAGGAAGACCTTTGCACGTATTCGATTGAATTATGTGTTTGCCATGGCCTACAATGTGCTTGCAATCCCCATAGCTGCTGGGGTTTTATATCCTTCTCTAAGGATTATGTTACCACCATGGGCAGCTGGTGCATGA